DNA sequence from the Methanolobus psychrophilus R15 genome:
GAAGAGTCAACATCGGCACAAATGCTTATTTTTCCTGCATTCAGCGTGACACTTTTCCCGTTAAAAGCCAGTCGCAGGTCGGCCTGCGTTTCCTGTGAACCGGAGTCCGTGAATGTGAAAAAGTCCCTGCCTGACTCCCTGGCTTTGCTGACGGACCTGCTGTCCTGGGAATTAAGGACGAAAACACTTCCCTCTTTACCATAATCAAGCATCCGGAGTTTTGCATCGCTTGCCTGGGAAGTGGACTTTGCGATAGTGTAGTCAGGCTCCAGTGTGGTTATCATGCCGATATCAGCATATCCGGTGCCTCCGATGGAAACTTCGAATATACAGCAGTCAGGATGGATATCTAGGGACTTCAATATATCAACAGCATGCAGTATGCTCCCGGGTGCTATACTGAGACCGAGATGCAATATCCGGGCCTTCCCACAGGTCCAGAGTTCCAGACCGCGGGTGGTGTGAAGCACCACGACCATTGTCCTTGAAAGCATATCTGCCAGAAGGGATGCGGTGCTGGTCTTTGCTTTGGAGCCAGTGATCTCGATCACCTTTACCTCTCCAAGTACCTTGCTCGTGGAAAGGATCATTCCCACAGCCCTGTGATGGCTGATGAGCTCCTTGCCCTGCTCCCTTGCCTCCGTGAGCATCTGGTAGCCAGGTTCCAAGTGAACTGGGCTCACGATAATGTCAAAGGGGCCGACAGGGACAGGCGATCTGGAAACGGTGATACCGAAGTCCTCTTGCATAGAGAGGAGAACATCCTCAGCTATGGTATTATAAACATCCACAGCAGTGACATCAAAACCCATTTCTGCCAGCTTTCGGGCTATGATAATACCCGCATGCGTCAGGTCAAGGACTGCCACTTTGCATTTTGCTGAAAAAGTGTTTGAAATGCAGGATATTCCGTTCATCGTATTGACTATGGAGACTAAGTACTAGAGAATATCTCACAACAGAAGACCAGTGAGAAATACAAGGCTTGATTAACACACGGGCACAGAAAGTAGATTAAACAGAGGATCAAGGGAAAATGATGATTCTAACTTTCATCATCTTCTTCATCATCTTTATAACTGTCAGAGCCCACCATTGCCGCTGCAATTGATTCTATTCCGTCGAGCCACTCTGCCACAAGCCCGTAGGGTATATCTTCCATAGTTTTATCAGACAATTGCTTTCCACTCAGGATGTGAGCGCCAATCTCAGCGACGGTGGCAAGGGATATCTCGATGTCATCAGATGACTCGGCTTCAAGGGCAACCTTTACAAGGTCATTGACATCGTCCTTCTCATCATAATCCTTGTTCAGGTAGCATTCACATGCCGCAAAACTGCCCATAAGAGAGGTCTGGAGTGATTCGATCATCAGGTCCGCATCCTCAGAGATAGGATCTATCTCAGCAAGTGCAATATCCCTCACACGGAAAAGCATCTGAAGAGCAGATTCTGATGAGATCTGGTTCTTATCGCGTTTTGCAATTATTTTCAGGCAGGCAAGAATGATGTCATCTTCCATATTGACAAAAATAGCGCCCTCTTTTCCCTGCGGTTCAGCAGACTCAACAAACTTGAAATTGCTTTCTTTGACCTGGTTCAGCCAGTTCTTCCAGCGTTCCTCAGTATAAAAATCATGATGAAAAGCTTCATCTTCCCTACCAGACATTTGCTTACCTCGATTTTGTATTATTCACCTGAATTTTGTTTCCTGCTACTACGATATTGTTGTGATAAGTAGATCTTC
Encoded proteins:
- a CDS encoding UDP-N-acetylmuramoylalanine-D-glutamate ligase — encoded protein: MNGISCISNTFSAKCKVAVLDLTHAGIIIARKLAEMGFDVTAVDVYNTIAEDVLLSMQEDFGITVSRSPVPVGPFDIIVSPVHLEPGYQMLTEAREQGKELISHHRAVGMILSTSKVLGEVKVIEITGSKAKTSTASLLADMLSRTMVVVLHTTRGLELWTCGKARILHLGLSIAPGSILHAVDILKSLDIHPDCCIFEVSIGGTGYADIGMITTLEPDYTIAKSTSQASDAKLRMLDYGKEGSVFVLNSQDSRSVSKARESGRDFFTFTDSGSQETQADLRLAFNGKSVTLNAGKISICADVDSSYNTSSYSLAFAAAGAAALHMGVSGEAIAEVISGFTGLQGRMQEKDINGRLLIDNSNSGMDITSAERALDYGFSRAVGRKSGKVLMVLGEEAAQVCEGLPPEKVAEFVVRRICDIDHLVLVGERMKDIRNEKVSHALHLEDGLALALGMSEEGDLVISCVKCFR